One Peribacillus simplex NBRC 15720 = DSM 1321 genomic region harbors:
- the pth gene encoding aminoacyl-tRNA hydrolase — protein MKIIVGLGNPGKQYEKTRHNVGFEVIDELSKRWSIPLDQAKHKGIYGAGMVKGEKVLLLKPLTYMNLSGESISAVMHFFKVDIENVVIIYDDLDLPPGKLRLRQKGSAGGHNGIKSSIAHLGTQEFNRIRIGIGRPIGRIPVSDYVLGRFSPEEWDHVGATIEKSAASCEAWIEKPFIQVMNEYNQ, from the coding sequence ATGAAAATTATTGTAGGGTTAGGGAACCCAGGTAAACAATATGAAAAAACTCGGCATAACGTCGGATTTGAAGTAATAGATGAGTTATCGAAAAGATGGTCGATCCCACTTGATCAAGCAAAACATAAGGGAATATATGGAGCAGGAATGGTAAAGGGAGAAAAGGTTTTATTACTTAAACCCTTAACCTACATGAATTTGTCAGGAGAATCCATTTCGGCTGTCATGCATTTCTTTAAGGTGGATATCGAGAATGTGGTCATTATATATGATGACCTTGATTTGCCTCCAGGGAAGCTTCGCCTTCGTCAAAAAGGAAGTGCAGGCGGTCATAATGGGATAAAATCTTCAATTGCCCATTTGGGTACGCAAGAATTCAATCGAATCAGAATAGGCATTGGCCGCCCGATTGGCCGTATTCCGGTATCTGATTATGTATTAGGGCGTTTTTCGCCTGAAGAGTGGGATCATGTCGGGGCAACGATCGAAAAAAGCGCAGCTTCTTGTGAAGCCTGGATTGAAAAACCATTTATACAGGTCATGAACGAATATAACCAATAA
- a CDS encoding putative polysaccharide biosynthesis protein, producing the protein MAEKPYKTSNELFRGALILSVAAIIVKVLSAAYRIPYQNIAGDIGFYIYQQVYPFYGVAFTLSTLGFPVVISKLIAERESSKNNFAVKDILVTSFVVLSSIGVMMFAALFLGADWIAGWMEDPHLAGLLRIVAYSYLLMPISSVLRGYFQGINDMLPTAGSQVAEQCIRVLTILVLSTIFVYLGYSPYMVGKGAVFGSITGGITGLVLLIAFVILREEWKLFLRMRIKPANFIKISKVLIFQGLAFCITGLILILFQFVDSLHLYSLLRETGMGEKEAKEWKGVYDRGQPLLQLGTVVANSFALALVPVISGFVQRNNEHELLNKIKLVLRVSATIGLAAAIGLVVTMKPVNHMLFMDAKGTITLAIFSLSILFTSLIMAEAAVIQSLGYSFVPVIITIVGVGSKWALNLVLVPHYKIAGAASATVLAFMIMTVLFYAVLRVHIKKALIEKNHVLIILKSTVYMGTAVVLFNSLFELMFSGESRLLATIQALVGVGIGAAVFVMTAIRAGLFGEEELSLIPAGSKLKRFIITNRSIRNHE; encoded by the coding sequence ATGGCTGAAAAGCCTTATAAAACATCAAATGAACTTTTTCGAGGTGCGCTGATTTTGAGCGTAGCAGCGATTATCGTAAAAGTATTGAGTGCGGCCTATCGCATACCTTATCAGAACATTGCGGGTGACATCGGGTTTTATATCTATCAACAGGTTTATCCCTTCTACGGTGTTGCTTTTACATTATCAACACTTGGCTTTCCGGTAGTCATATCCAAACTTATTGCCGAACGGGAGTCTTCCAAAAATAACTTTGCAGTCAAGGACATTTTAGTGACATCATTCGTCGTCTTAAGTTCGATAGGAGTCATGATGTTTGCTGCACTATTCCTTGGCGCTGATTGGATTGCAGGATGGATGGAGGATCCGCATTTAGCCGGTCTGCTGAGAATCGTTGCCTATTCCTATTTATTAATGCCGATTTCATCTGTTTTAAGAGGCTATTTTCAAGGAATAAACGACATGTTACCGACGGCAGGTTCGCAGGTCGCTGAACAATGCATCCGTGTATTGACGATACTTGTGCTTTCCACAATATTCGTGTATCTTGGCTACTCTCCTTATATGGTCGGCAAGGGGGCAGTCTTCGGTTCGATTACCGGCGGCATAACTGGCCTGGTACTGCTTATTGCTTTCGTTATTTTAAGAGAAGAATGGAAGCTTTTTTTACGAATGAGAATCAAACCGGCAAATTTCATCAAAATTTCCAAGGTCCTGATTTTCCAAGGTTTGGCCTTTTGCATAACTGGCTTGATCCTCATCTTGTTTCAGTTCGTTGATTCACTGCACCTGTATTCCCTACTAAGGGAAACGGGTATGGGGGAAAAGGAAGCCAAAGAATGGAAAGGGGTATATGACCGTGGACAGCCTTTACTTCAGCTAGGTACAGTCGTGGCCAATTCTTTTGCATTGGCGCTTGTACCTGTAATATCCGGATTCGTTCAGAGGAACAATGAACATGAATTATTGAATAAGATTAAGTTGGTGCTTCGTGTAAGTGCGACGATAGGACTCGCTGCCGCGATCGGGCTGGTGGTGACGATGAAGCCTGTCAATCATATGCTGTTCATGGATGCCAAAGGGACAATTACTTTAGCAATTTTCTCTTTATCGATTTTATTCACATCCCTCATAATGGCAGAAGCGGCAGTAATTCAAAGTTTAGGCTATTCGTTCGTACCGGTGATCATTACGATTGTGGGGGTGGGCAGCAAGTGGGCTTTAAACCTTGTTCTAGTTCCCCATTACAAAATCGCGGGAGCAGCCTCGGCAACAGTTCTTGCATTTATGATCATGACTGTATTATTTTATGCGGTTTTGAGAGTACATATTAAAAAGGCATTAATTGAAAAGAATCACGTGTTAATAATCTTGAAGAGTACGGTTTATATGGGTACGGCGGTTGTTTTATTCAATAGCTTATTCGAATTGATGTTTTCAGGCGAGAGCCGGTTGTTAGCTACGATCCAAGCTTTGGTCGGTGTAGGGATCGGTGCAGCCGTTTTTGTGATGACCGCCATTCGTGCAGGCTTATTTGGTGAAGAAGAACTTTCACTTATACCCGCAGGTTCAAAGCTTAAGCGATTTATAATAACGAATAGGAGTATACGAAATCATGAATGA
- a CDS encoding 50S ribosomal protein L25/general stress protein Ctc, with translation MSNILAAKERTDSKHSNLRNLRENGEIPAIVYGKKNDSTAISVNNIELQKTIKEIGRNGIISLELEGTSYKVMLSDYQKDPIKNSIYHADFLIVDMSAQLQAQVRVNLVGVCKGVKDGGVLQQSLHEVTVTAKPNDIPDSIDVDVTELQVGDTIYISDIQTNKQVTIDNDGEEVVASVLAPRQEEEISTGEQQDGGIPENEEGRETKASPES, from the coding sequence ATGAGTAATATATTAGCTGCAAAAGAACGTACGGATTCAAAACACTCTAATTTAAGGAATTTGAGAGAAAACGGTGAAATCCCTGCGATAGTATATGGCAAAAAAAATGACAGTACGGCCATTTCAGTCAATAATATTGAGCTTCAAAAGACGATCAAGGAAATAGGCCGTAATGGAATCATTTCTTTGGAATTGGAAGGTACGAGTTATAAAGTCATGCTCTCTGACTATCAAAAGGATCCAATAAAGAACTCCATTTATCATGCAGACTTTTTAATTGTAGATATGTCCGCTCAATTACAGGCACAAGTTCGCGTTAACCTTGTCGGTGTTTGTAAAGGCGTGAAAGACGGTGGGGTCCTTCAGCAGTCCCTTCATGAAGTGACGGTTACGGCTAAACCTAATGACATTCCTGATTCCATCGATGTTGACGTTACCGAACTTCAGGTAGGGGATACAATCTACATATCCGATATCCAAACGAATAAGCAAGTTACAATCGACAACGATGGTGAAGAAGTCGTTGCATCTGTTTTGGCTCCTCGTCAGGAAGAGGAAATAAGTACAGGTGAACAGCAAGATGGCGGTATCCCTGAAAATGAAGAAGGCAGGGAAACCAAGGCATCACCAGAGTCATGA
- a CDS encoding anti-sigma-F factor Fin family protein yields the protein MALHYRCRHCGTKLGSIEAHSLSTEQLGFNQLTDEERQEMIVYDSEGDMHVRAICEDCHESLQRNPDLYENDYIIH from the coding sequence ATGGCTCTCCATTATCGATGCCGACATTGCGGAACTAAGCTGGGCTCAATCGAGGCACACTCACTGAGTACGGAGCAGTTAGGTTTTAATCAACTTACCGATGAAGAGCGACAAGAGATGATCGTTTATGATTCTGAAGGGGATATGCATGTAAGGGCGATATGTGAAGATTGCCATGAATCGCTGCAAAGAAACCCTGATTTATATGAAAACGATTATATTATTCATTAG
- a CDS encoding RNA-binding S4 domain-containing protein codes for MRLDKFLKVSRLIKRRTLAKEVADKGRITINGQQAKASSNVKDGDELTVRFGQKLVTVRVDKIQETTKKEAAADMYTIVKEEKLAEE; via the coding sequence ATGAGATTGGATAAATTCCTAAAAGTTTCAAGGTTGATCAAGCGCCGCACACTAGCGAAGGAGGTTGCGGATAAAGGGAGAATCACGATTAACGGACAACAGGCCAAAGCAAGTTCGAATGTGAAAGATGGCGATGAGTTGACTGTAAGATTCGGTCAAAAGCTGGTTACTGTACGTGTCGATAAAATTCAAGAAACGACGAAAAAAGAAGCGGCTGCAGATATGTATACTATCGTAAAGGAAGAAAAGCTAGCGGAGGAGTAA
- the yabP gene encoding sporulation protein YabP: MSQYIDPNAGYTKGTIQEHDVTMKGRRLLDITGVKQVESFDNEEFLLETSMGFLSIRGQNLQMKNLDVDKGVVSIKGKIFDLVYLDEQSGEKAKGFFGKLFK, encoded by the coding sequence ATGAGCCAATATATTGATCCGAATGCTGGTTACACAAAAGGAACGATCCAAGAGCACGATGTAACGATGAAAGGCCGCCGTTTACTTGATATTACCGGTGTCAAACAAGTTGAAAGTTTTGATAATGAAGAGTTTCTGCTCGAAACGTCAATGGGATTCTTATCTATCCGGGGCCAAAACTTGCAAATGAAGAATTTAGACGTTGATAAAGGCGTCGTTTCCATTAAGGGAAAGATTTTCGACCTTGTTTATTTAGATGAGCAATCTGGGGAGAAAGCTAAAGGCTTCTTTGGCAAATTGTTCAAATGA
- the mfd gene encoding transcription-repair coupling factor yields the protein MNGLQNLFSKQDDVHSLIAGIDEGLKEQIVSGLTGSSRSLLLASVYEKTNRPILLVTHNLLQAQKFHEDLSSFIPEEELYIYPANELIAADLSVASPELRAQRVEALNFWAEGKKGIVIAPIPGVRRVLPPKDIWKRHQLAFNLGEDIELEATLNKFIAMGYNRSEMVASPGEFSIRGGIIDIYPITEPNPIRIELFDTEIDSIRTFSSEDQRSIEKLKKVTIGPVSEALLETEHIERIITRLESGLSKSLKKLKDEKTKEQLVQTVSYELEQLKMGNKPDKIFKYLSLAYEDPASLIDYLPVNGLVFLDEISRIQEINDSLEKEEAGWYTDLLSQGQIIHDIKLAHPMQELIMKSSRPFVYLSLFLRHVPHTNPQNILNFASKQMQNFHGQMNVFKAELERWKKGKYTVVILGQDEERVKKLHSVLADYDIEAAELFNANSILPGKVQILRGSLNSGFELPMQKFSIITETELFNKKSKKSVRRQKLSNAERIKSYSELKIGDYVVHVNHGIGKYLGIETLTINGVHKDYLNIRYQADDKLYVPVDQIDLVQKYVGSEGKEPKLYKLGGTEWKRVKSKVQSSVENIADDLIKLYAEREAAKGYAFSPDGDMQREFETSFAYSETEDQLRSIVEIKKDMERERPMDRLLCGDVGYGKTEVAIRAAFKAIMDGKQVAFLVPTTILAQQHYETLRERFQDYPISIGHMSRFRTKKQQTETIKGLKAGTVDIVVGTHRILSKDIVYRDLGLLIIDEEQRFGVTHKEKIKRLKTNVDVLTLTATPIPRTLHMSMLGVRDLSVIETPPENRFPIQTYVMEYNGSLVTEAIERELARDGQVYFLYNRVEDIARKAEEISMLVPDARVTYAHGQMSEQELEAVMFGFLEGEYDVLVSTTIIETGVDIPNVNTLIVNEADRMGLSQLYQLRGRVGRSNRVAYAFFTYRKDKVLTEVAEKRLQSIKEFTELGSGFKIAMRDLSIRGAGNILGAQQHGFIDSVGFDLYSQMLKEAVDAKRNDQPAEEKNNLEIDVEVDAYIPDAYIMDGHQKIEMYKRFRGIASLEEVEELQDEMIDRFGEYPEEVSYLFMIAEMKVYAEMAGIESIKQLKQEISILLREKVSNDVDGQKVFELGSKYGRMVGFGMDGNRMKLVLHIKGVEQSKWLNILFEMAKGLQYVKKETQATKN from the coding sequence ATGAATGGATTGCAGAACTTGTTCTCCAAACAAGATGATGTTCATTCGTTAATAGCCGGCATCGATGAAGGACTTAAGGAGCAAATCGTCTCTGGTCTGACGGGTTCCTCGAGATCACTATTGCTGGCTTCCGTATATGAAAAGACGAATAGGCCCATTTTATTAGTTACCCATAATTTATTGCAAGCACAAAAATTCCATGAGGACTTATCCAGTTTCATACCCGAGGAAGAATTATATATATATCCAGCTAATGAATTGATTGCGGCTGATTTGAGTGTAGCCAGCCCGGAATTAAGGGCCCAACGTGTAGAGGCATTGAACTTTTGGGCGGAGGGAAAGAAAGGGATTGTCATTGCGCCAATTCCCGGGGTGCGTCGTGTGCTTCCTCCAAAGGATATTTGGAAGAGGCATCAGCTCGCGTTTAATTTAGGGGAAGACATCGAACTTGAAGCAACGCTTAATAAATTCATTGCTATGGGTTATAACCGGTCTGAAATGGTTGCTTCTCCAGGTGAATTCAGTATCAGGGGCGGTATAATCGATATTTATCCGATCACCGAACCTAATCCAATACGAATTGAATTATTCGATACCGAAATAGATTCAATAAGGACTTTTTCAAGCGAAGATCAGCGGTCCATCGAGAAACTCAAGAAAGTGACGATTGGTCCTGTCAGTGAGGCTTTGCTAGAGACGGAGCATATCGAAAGAATCATAACAAGGCTAGAGAGCGGATTAAGTAAAAGCTTGAAGAAACTTAAAGATGAAAAAACCAAGGAACAGCTGGTTCAAACGGTCAGTTATGAACTTGAACAGCTGAAAATGGGGAATAAACCCGACAAAATCTTTAAATACTTAAGTTTAGCGTATGAAGATCCAGCTAGTTTAATAGATTATTTACCGGTAAATGGTTTGGTTTTCTTAGATGAAATCAGTAGAATCCAGGAAATCAATGATTCTTTGGAAAAGGAAGAGGCTGGTTGGTACACGGACCTTTTAAGTCAGGGACAAATTATCCATGATATAAAATTGGCTCACCCCATGCAGGAATTAATAATGAAATCCAGCAGGCCGTTTGTATACCTTTCATTGTTTTTACGGCATGTACCGCATACGAATCCTCAGAATATCCTGAATTTTGCCAGTAAACAAATGCAAAATTTCCATGGACAGATGAATGTGTTCAAAGCTGAACTGGAACGTTGGAAAAAAGGGAAATATACAGTCGTCATACTTGGACAGGATGAAGAACGGGTAAAAAAGCTGCATTCAGTTTTAGCCGATTATGATATAGAAGCAGCAGAACTGTTTAATGCGAACAGCATCCTTCCAGGTAAAGTACAGATTTTACGCGGCAGTCTGAATAGCGGCTTTGAATTACCTATGCAAAAGTTCAGTATCATTACGGAAACGGAATTGTTTAATAAGAAGTCAAAGAAATCAGTACGGAGACAGAAATTATCGAATGCGGAGCGAATCAAGAGTTATTCCGAACTGAAGATAGGTGACTATGTCGTTCATGTTAATCACGGTATTGGTAAATACTTGGGTATTGAAACCCTTACGATAAATGGGGTCCATAAAGATTACCTGAATATTCGTTATCAAGCGGATGACAAATTGTATGTTCCTGTCGACCAAATTGATCTTGTCCAAAAATATGTCGGTTCTGAAGGGAAAGAACCGAAGCTTTATAAGCTAGGCGGAACGGAATGGAAACGTGTCAAAAGCAAGGTTCAATCATCCGTTGAGAACATTGCCGATGATCTAATCAAGTTATATGCAGAAAGGGAAGCGGCTAAGGGCTATGCCTTTTCACCTGATGGTGATATGCAGAGAGAATTCGAAACATCATTCGCTTATAGCGAAACGGAAGATCAATTACGTTCCATAGTCGAAATAAAAAAGGATATGGAACGGGAACGGCCGATGGATCGTTTATTATGTGGCGATGTTGGATATGGGAAGACAGAGGTGGCCATCAGGGCCGCTTTTAAAGCCATAATGGATGGCAAGCAAGTTGCATTTCTTGTTCCGACCACAATCCTCGCCCAGCAGCACTATGAAACATTAAGGGAGCGTTTTCAGGATTATCCCATTTCGATTGGTCATATGAGCCGTTTCCGGACTAAAAAACAGCAAACGGAGACGATTAAAGGCTTGAAGGCCGGCACGGTGGATATAGTGGTTGGCACGCATAGGATTTTATCCAAAGATATCGTGTACCGCGATTTGGGGTTGCTTATCATTGATGAAGAACAGCGCTTTGGCGTTACACATAAGGAAAAGATCAAACGGTTAAAAACTAATGTGGATGTACTGACTTTGACTGCGACGCCGATTCCGAGGACTCTTCATATGTCCATGTTGGGCGTGAGGGATCTGTCTGTCATCGAAACACCGCCTGAGAACCGATTCCCGATCCAAACTTATGTCATGGAGTATAATGGCTCGTTGGTAACGGAAGCGATAGAACGGGAATTGGCCAGGGACGGTCAGGTTTATTTCCTTTACAATCGGGTAGAGGATATAGCAAGAAAAGCAGAAGAAATTTCCATGCTGGTGCCCGATGCCCGTGTCACCTATGCTCATGGGCAAATGTCAGAGCAAGAACTGGAAGCCGTCATGTTCGGCTTTTTAGAAGGTGAATATGATGTTTTGGTAAGTACAACCATTATAGAGACGGGTGTTGATATCCCGAATGTTAATACGCTTATAGTGAATGAAGCTGATAGAATGGGACTTTCACAGCTCTATCAGCTGCGTGGCCGTGTAGGGCGATCCAATCGGGTGGCATATGCATTCTTCACTTATAGGAAAGATAAAGTGTTGACGGAAGTAGCAGAAAAACGTCTTCAATCCATTAAGGAATTTACAGAATTGGGTTCAGGGTTCAAAATCGCGATGCGTGATTTATCCATCAGGGGAGCTGGAAACATTCTAGGGGCTCAACAACATGGCTTCATCGATTCAGTTGGTTTTGATCTGTATTCACAAATGTTGAAAGAAGCGGTAGATGCGAAACGTAATGACCAACCAGCCGAAGAAAAGAACAACCTGGAAATTGACGTTGAAGTTGATGCTTATATCCCTGATGCCTACATAATGGATGGACATCAGAAAATAGAAATGTATAAAAGGTTCAGAGGGATTGCTTCGCTTGAAGAAGTGGAAGAATTACAGGATGAAATGATCGATCGTTTCGGAGAATATCCAGAAGAAGTTTCCTATTTATTCATGATTGCCGAAATGAAGGTATATGCAGAAATGGCCGGAATTGAAAGCATTAAACAATTAAAGCAGGAAATCAGCATTCTCCTTAGGGAAAAGGTCAGCAACGATGTGGATGGACAAAAGGTGTTCGAGCTGGGATCGAAGTATGGCCGTATGGTGGGCTTCGGCATGGACGGCAATCGAATGAAGCTGGTCCTGCACATAAAAGGCGTAGAACAAAGCAAGTGGCTTAATATCTTATTTGAGATGGCCAAGGGTTTACAGTATGTAAAAAAAGAGACGCAAGCCACAAAAAACTGA
- the spoVT gene encoding stage V sporulation protein T, with protein MKATGIVRRIDDLGRVVIPKEIRRTLRIREGDPLEIFVDRDGEVILKKYSPISELGDFAREYAEALYDSLGNPVMICDRDTYIAVAGGSKKEYLNKSVSELVEKIMEERNPVLESPNGQISFVDSNDEEVQSYTAAPIIASGDPIGAVLIFSKDSTIGEVEQKSVETAASFLARQMEQ; from the coding sequence ATGAAAGCAACTGGTATCGTTCGCCGAATTGATGATTTAGGAAGAGTCGTCATCCCGAAAGAAATTCGCAGGACCCTCCGTATTCGTGAAGGAGATCCACTGGAGATATTTGTAGATAGAGATGGGGAAGTCATCCTAAAGAAATACTCTCCTATTAGTGAATTAGGCGATTTTGCAAGGGAATATGCAGAAGCACTTTATGATAGCCTTGGAAACCCAGTTATGATTTGTGACAGGGATACTTACATTGCAGTGGCAGGCGGCTCCAAAAAAGAATACTTAAATAAAAGCGTTAGTGAACTAGTGGAAAAAATCATGGAAGAAAGAAATCCTGTCTTGGAGTCTCCGAATGGACAAATTTCATTCGTTGATTCCAATGATGAAGAGGTTCAATCTTATACTGCAGCTCCGATCATTGCGAGTGGCGACCCGATTGGTGCCGTCTTGATTTTCTCTAAAGATAGTACCATTGGTGAAGTGGAACAGAAATCTGTTGAAACAGCAGCGAGTTTCCTAGCTAGACAAATGGAACAGTAA
- a CDS encoding ATP-binding cassette domain-containing protein: protein MKNGNSLELQGVRKDFGEFEVLKGMDLTFKKGEFIAIVGKSGCGKSTLLRLVAGLEKPTGGQILVNGKPLNGLNKSSRTMFQDGRLFPWKKILENIGVGLKGDWKPNAMELLEQVGLADRANDWPSVLSGGQKQRVALARALVNQPDILLLDEPLGALDALTRIGMQRLIEELWRKRDFTALLVTHDVEEAVMLADRVILIEEGKVVMNKEINLPRPRKKDSIQYSSLAAQILNRVMQVEGEMENKAIHA, encoded by the coding sequence ATGAAAAATGGAAATTCGTTGGAGTTGCAGGGTGTAAGAAAGGATTTTGGGGAGTTTGAAGTATTAAAGGGGATGGACCTCACATTTAAAAAAGGGGAATTTATAGCCATTGTCGGTAAGAGTGGATGTGGAAAGAGCACCTTGCTTCGTCTTGTGGCAGGACTGGAAAAGCCGACGGGCGGGCAGATACTGGTGAATGGAAAGCCATTGAATGGATTAAATAAATCGTCACGTACGATGTTTCAGGATGGAAGGCTTTTTCCTTGGAAAAAAATCCTTGAAAATATTGGTGTTGGATTGAAAGGGGATTGGAAGCCAAATGCTATGGAGTTACTGGAGCAAGTGGGCCTTGCAGATCGAGCAAATGATTGGCCGTCCGTTTTATCTGGGGGGCAAAAACAAAGGGTTGCATTAGCGAGGGCATTGGTGAACCAACCTGACATTCTCCTCTTGGATGAGCCGTTAGGTGCATTGGATGCTTTGACGAGAATTGGCATGCAAAGGCTGATTGAAGAACTATGGAGGAAAAGGGACTTTACTGCCTTACTTGTTACACATGATGTTGAAGAAGCCGTAATGCTTGCCGACCGTGTCATATTAATCGAAGAAGGCAAAGTCGTCATGAATAAGGAAATCAATCTGCCGAGACCACGGAAAAAGGATAGTATTCAATATTCATCACTAGCAGCTCAAATCCTTAACCGAGTGATGCAAGTTGAGGGGGAAATGGAAAACAAAGCGATTCACGCTTGA
- the mazG gene encoding nucleoside triphosphate pyrophosphohydrolase, producing MNEITIIGLGAGDLDQLPLGIYKKLIQTEQCFVRTIDHPVIGDLKREGINFTAFDGIYEKHDQFEAVYEEIAGTLLQEASNRSVLYAVPGHPMVAEKTVQLLLEKSPALGIAIKLEGGQSFLDPLFQAVKIDPIEGFQLLDGTDLSPDDLHITQHMIIGQVYDAFSASNVKLTLMEKLPDDYEVYIVTAAGSSQEKVTKCALFELDRQMELSNLTSVYVPPVKEETLQYREFSKLRQIIAELRGPDGCPWDKKQTHESLKKYLIEEAYELIDSIDEEDDEGMVGELGDVLLQVMLHSQIGEDEGMFTIDDVIEGITAKMIRRHPHVFGNVEVNGEEDVLVNWQKIKENEKGSETKALKSILDGIEKSLPNLLRAEEYQKRAAKVGFDWDEVSEAWKKVREEVQELEEEILSPNRDVERIKSELGDLFFALVNISRYYDIQAEEAVYKANQKFHQRFTYIEECIQRADKKFEDYTLEELDSYWDEAKAKGL from the coding sequence ATGAATGAGATTACGATAATAGGCCTTGGTGCAGGGGATTTAGATCAGCTTCCACTAGGGATTTATAAAAAATTGATACAAACAGAACAATGTTTCGTAAGAACGATCGATCATCCGGTAATCGGAGATTTGAAAAGGGAAGGAATCAATTTCACGGCGTTTGACGGGATATATGAAAAGCACGACCAATTTGAAGCGGTATATGAAGAAATTGCCGGAACATTATTACAAGAGGCTTCAAACCGTTCCGTTCTATACGCGGTACCGGGGCATCCTATGGTTGCGGAAAAAACGGTTCAGCTTTTGCTCGAAAAGAGTCCGGCTCTTGGAATAGCCATTAAGCTGGAAGGCGGGCAAAGTTTCCTTGATCCATTGTTTCAGGCTGTTAAAATCGATCCGATTGAAGGGTTCCAGCTTTTGGATGGAACAGATCTTTCCCCGGATGATTTGCACATTACCCAGCATATGATAATCGGACAGGTGTATGACGCATTCAGTGCATCCAATGTGAAGTTGACTTTAATGGAAAAACTTCCGGATGACTACGAGGTATATATCGTTACAGCGGCAGGCAGCAGTCAGGAAAAAGTGACAAAATGTGCTCTGTTCGAGCTCGACCGTCAGATGGAGTTAAGTAACTTGACGAGTGTTTATGTCCCGCCTGTTAAAGAAGAAACGTTACAGTATCGGGAGTTTTCTAAGCTACGGCAGATCATCGCAGAACTTAGAGGTCCTGACGGATGTCCTTGGGATAAGAAACAAACTCATGAAAGCTTGAAGAAATATCTAATAGAAGAAGCGTACGAGCTGATTGATTCCATCGATGAAGAGGACGATGAGGGCATGGTTGGTGAACTTGGGGATGTCCTTCTCCAGGTGATGCTTCATTCACAAATCGGTGAAGATGAGGGCATGTTCACGATCGATGATGTGATTGAAGGCATTACGGCGAAAATGATTCGACGCCACCCTCATGTATTCGGAAATGTTGAAGTGAACGGCGAAGAAGATGTATTAGTTAACTGGCAGAAAATTAAAGAAAATGAAAAAGGGAGCGAAACAAAAGCTCTGAAATCCATACTGGATGGTATTGAGAAATCGCTGCCAAACTTACTTCGAGCCGAAGAGTATCAAAAAAGGGCTGCGAAGGTCGGATTTGATTGGGATGAGGTTTCCGAAGCCTGGAAAAAGGTCAGGGAAGAAGTGCAGGAATTGGAAGAGGAAATATTAAGCCCGAACAGAGATGTCGAAAGAATAAAATCAGAGCTGGGCGACCTCTTTTTTGCGCTTGTCAACATTTCACGTTATTATGACATACAAGCGGAAGAAGCCGTCTACAAGGCAAACCAGAAATTCCACCAGCGTTTTACATATATAGAAGAGTGCATTCAAAGGGCAGACAAAAAGTTTGAGGATTATACATTGGAAGAATTGGATTCATATTGGGATGAAGCAAAAGCTAAAGGACTTTAA